One genomic region from Sorangium aterium encodes:
- a CDS encoding diacylglycerol/lipid kinase family protein: MRIDVIVNTTARRYRAKPSLIDRMAVACAGAAELHPTSNVAELAEVCERLARRGTDLVALSGGDGSFMAGVTALARAFGERSLPPLVLLPGGTVATVARNWGMTGDPAVLLARTVSRVRGLPSGAAIQGAVRRPTLRVRATTRGGVEERIGFIFGTGLVASFFDVYYERGGDGYGAAARIVARVFIESFYGGAYARRVLDPLPCTIDVEGRQLAPRAWSLICSSAVRDLGIHMLVTYRAGEDLDRPHLVASALPPRELGPRAPLVLAGRRIGGRDHFDDLVQDFTVRFGAEPSAASLGDGPYILDGDPLRASEIRVSAGPAIDVLSLRP, encoded by the coding sequence ATGCGTATCGACGTCATCGTCAACACCACGGCGCGCCGGTACCGGGCGAAGCCGTCGCTCATCGACCGCATGGCGGTTGCGTGCGCTGGCGCGGCGGAGCTCCACCCGACCTCGAACGTCGCGGAGCTCGCGGAAGTCTGCGAGCGGCTCGCCCGGCGAGGCACGGATCTCGTCGCGCTCTCGGGCGGCGACGGCAGCTTCATGGCCGGCGTCACGGCCCTCGCGCGCGCCTTCGGCGAGCGCTCGTTGCCGCCTCTTGTCCTGCTGCCAGGCGGAACCGTGGCGACCGTCGCGCGGAACTGGGGCATGACCGGCGATCCGGCGGTGCTCCTCGCGCGGACGGTCAGCCGGGTTCGCGGCCTCCCGAGCGGCGCGGCCATCCAGGGCGCCGTCCGCCGGCCGACCTTGCGCGTGCGCGCGACGACCCGCGGCGGTGTCGAGGAGCGCATCGGCTTCATCTTCGGCACCGGGCTCGTGGCCAGCTTCTTCGATGTCTATTACGAGCGCGGAGGCGACGGCTACGGCGCCGCTGCGCGCATCGTGGCGCGGGTGTTCATCGAGTCCTTCTACGGCGGCGCCTACGCGCGCCGCGTCCTCGACCCGCTGCCGTGCACGATCGACGTGGAGGGGCGGCAGCTCGCCCCACGCGCCTGGTCGCTCATCTGCTCTTCTGCAGTGCGCGACCTCGGGATCCACATGCTCGTCACCTACCGGGCAGGGGAGGATCTCGATCGCCCTCACCTCGTCGCCAGCGCCCTGCCCCCTCGAGAGCTCGGGCCGCGCGCGCCGCTCGTCCTCGCGGGCCGCCGGATCGGCGGCAGGGACCACTTCGACGACCTCGTCCAAGATTTCACGGTCCGGTTCGGTGCCGAGCCCAGCGCGGCCTCGCTCGGCGACGGCCCCTACATCCTCGACGGCGATCCCCTCCGAGCGAGCGAGATCCGGGTCTCCGCCGGGCCAGCGATCGACGTCCTCTCGCTGCGCCCCTGA